ACCGTAGTCAAAGATGTTGCAAGGCAACTCAAACTTACGAATGTAGAAGCCCAACAAACAAGAGCAGAGGATTTGGTAAGAAGGTATGATTTTATTGTCAGTAGGGCAGTTACCAGATTTGCCAATTTCCTTCCATGGGTCAAAGGAAAATTCAAAAGAGAAGATTTCAATGAATTCCAAAATGGCATGTTATTGCTCAAAGGTGGGGACGTGGATGAGGAAATGGAAGAAAGAGACCTGAGTTACGTATCCTACCATTTGGATGATTACTTCGAAGAGGAATTTTTTGAGACCAAAAAGGTGGTCTATGTTCCTTGGGAAGGGAAAAGGTGATGGGAAGGATGAGGGATG
This window of the Aquiflexum balticum DSM 16537 genome carries:
- the rsmG gene encoding 16S rRNA (guanine(527)-N(7))-methyltransferase RsmG, producing the protein MDIILKYFPDLTPEQKEKFSKLKPIYEEWNEKINVISRKDMEHFYEKHVLHSLGIAKVIEFKPGTKILDIGTGGGFPGIPLAILFPDTHFHLVDSIGKKITVVKDVARQLKLTNVEAQQTRAEDLVRRYDFIVSRAVTRFANFLPWVKGKFKREDFNEFQNGMLLLKGGDVDEEMEERDLSYVSYHLDDYFEEEFFETKKVVYVPWEGKR